The sequence CCCCATGGCGACTCCTCTGTGAACGTTCACACGCGCCGCAGCGGGGGGATCGCGCCAGGGGCCGGGAGGACCAGGTGAATCCACAGCCACCGTTCACACCGCAGCCCCACCGTTCACACCGCAATGTCAACGCGTATTGAAGCGTGTTGACCTGATCGCGACAACACCCTGATGCTCCTCCACAGCGTCCGGACGCGCTCCTCCACCCCCCCACTCCCCACCTCGGGAGGAACGCGATGCGCAACCGAAACCGGCGGCTTTCCCTGGCCGCCTTCCTCACCGCCCTGCTCATGGCCCTGTCCACCGCCGGCACCGCCACCGCCGCCCCGGACACCGCCGACCCGGCCCTCGCCACCAAGCGCCTGAACATCACCATGCAGGCGCAGCAGAAGACCAACTGGTGCTGGGCCGCCGGCGGCAACACCATCGCCACCTGGTTCGGCCGGAACTACAGCCAGAACCAGTTCTGCAACGCCGCCTTCAACCGCCAGCAGGGCTACGACTGCCCCAACAACCAGGCCACCCTCGGCAACGTCCAGACCGGGCTGCGCTGGGCGGGCATCAACTCCGGCTCCTACGTGAACGGCTGGCTCCAGTACTCCACCGTCCAGACCGAGATCAACGCCGACCGTCCGGTCGAGACCCGGATCCAGTGGTCCAACGGTGGCGGCCACATGCACGTCATCTACGGCTACGACACCGCCAACAGCTGGGTCTACTGGGGCGACCCCTGGCCCTCCAGCGACCGCTACAACTGGGCCTCGCACGCCTGGTACGTGGACAACAGCACCTTCTCCTGGACCCACTCCCTCTACCGGATAGGGGCGTGACCGCCATGGCCCCGCGCGCCGCCGCCACCGCCGCTGCCGCGGTCCTCGCCGCCGCCGTCCTGCTCGGCCTGGCCCCGCAGGCCGCCGCCTCCCCAGCCCCCGTGCCGCAGCCCGAGGCCGCCACCGCCGAGGCCAGGGAGGCCGCCGCCGCGGCCGCCGCGGCCCCCGACACCCTCGCCACCCTCTCCCGCTTCTTCGCCCGGGAGGGCAAGGTCGGCCTGACCGCCGCGCAGCCCCGCATCGAGGGCGAGGCGGTCCCGGTGCACCACCTCTCCCCGGACTTCGTCGCGGGCAAGGAGGGGGCGTCCGTCGCCCGCCTGGAGTTCCTCGCCAGCAAGGCGGTCTCCTCCGACGGGCAGCAGGCCGCGCTGTGGACCGCACGGACCGGATCCGGCTGGCAGGTGGTGAACATCGCCACCGGCGACGACGAGTTCCGCTACGCACAGCTCGGCGCCGCGAAGCTGCCCGGTGGGACCGTGTTCCGGGAGCCCCAGACCGACGCCTGGTACGTGGCCGGGGGCAGCCAGGTGCTGCCGCTGGACGAGGACGCGGAGCGGGCCGTGGGCGCCGGGGGCACCACCCTCGACGCGTACCGGGCCCGCGTGACCAAGGCGTACGGGGACAAGCTCCCCGGCTCCGCGTATGCCCGGCGGGGCGTGGCGGGGGGCTTCGCGGAGCCGGTTCCCGTGCCGGTGGCCGGACCCGGTTCGCGGGGCTCCGGGGCTCCGGTGGGGCTGGTGGCCGGCTCGGCGGGGGCGCTCGCGCTGGGGGGTGCCGGGGTGCTGGTGCTGGTGCTGGTGCTGCGTCGGCGGTGCGCTGCCGGCTAGGCGTCCCGCCCGCCAGCCCGCAGGGCCCGCCTCCCCCCAGAGCCGGGCCCTGCGGCCCGCCGCCCCCCGCCCCGCCGCTGCCAGGGGCTCCGCCCCGGGACCCCCGCGCCTCGGTCGTCGGCGAGGCTCAAGATCGGGGCTCCGCCCCGGACCCCGCGCCTCAATCGCCGGCGGGGCTGGAAGGTGGCCGGCGGGGCTGGAGGATGGGCTCCGCCCCCACTCCCCGTGCCTCGATCGTCGGCGAGGCTCAAGATCGGGGCTCCGCCCCGGACCCCGCGCCTCAAACGCCGGCGGGGCTGGAAGGTTGCCGGCGGGGCTGGACGCTGCTCCTGCGGGAGCAACCGCGCGCGGCGCCCTTCCCTGCCCGGCGGGCCGGGTTGGACGCAGGGCGACTCCAGCCCCGCCGGCGTTTGAGGCGCGGGTCCGGGCGGAGCCCGGGGAACGGTGGAAGGGCGGGGGGTGGGGGACGGCCCCGCGCAGCGGATCACCGCAGCCACGGCGGCGGCGGCCCCGCGCAGCGGATCACCGCAGCTATGGCGGCGGCGGCCCCGCGCAGCGGATCACCGCAGCTATGGCGGCGGCAGCTCCGCGCGGCGGTTCAGCGGAGCCATGGCGGCGGCAGCCCGCGCAGCGGAACCGCAGGCGGTCACGGCGGCGGGGGCCGTGCCCCAGACAACCGCGGCCCCCGCGGGAGGCGACGGGTACGGCCCGTTGTCGGCGCGCGCAAGTAGGGTGGTTGGCATGGCCGACCCTTCCAGCTACCGCCCCAAGCCGGGACAGATCCCCGACTCACCGGGGGTCTACCGATTCCGCGACGAGCACCGCCGGGTGATCTATGTCGGGAAGGCCAAGAGCCTGCGCCAGCGCCTGGCCAGCTACTTCCAGGACGTCGCCGGACTGCACCCCCGTACCGCCACGATGGTGACCACGGCCGCTTCCGTCGAGTGGACCGTGGTGTCCACCGAGGTCGAGGCGCTCCAGCTGGAGTACTCCTGGATCAAGGAGTACGACCCCCGGTTCAACGTCAAGTACCGCGACGACAAGAGCTACCCCTCCCTCGCCGTCACCATGAACGAGGAGTACCCCCGCGTCCAGGTCATGCGCGGCCCGAAGAAGAAGGGCGTGCGCTACTTCGGTCCGTACGGGCACGCCTGGGCCATCCGCGAGACCGTCGACCTGATGCTCCGGGTGTTCCCGGTACGCACCTGCTCCGCCGGGGTGTTCAAGCGCTCCGCGCAGATCGGCCGCCCCTGCCTGCTCGGCTACATCGGCAAGTGCTCCGCGCCCTGCGTGGGCCGGGTCACCCCCGAGGAGCACCGCGAACTGGCCGAGGACTTCTGCGACTTCATGGCCGGCCGCACCGGCACCTACCTCTCCCGGCTGGAGAAGGAGATGCACGAGGCGGCCGAGGAGATGGAGTACGAGAAGGCCGCCCGGCTGCGCGACGACATAGGGGCGCTGCGCCGGGCCATGGAGAAGAACGCCGTCGTCCTCGGCGACGCCACCGACGCCGACCTGATCGCGGTCGCCGAGGACGAGCTGGAAGCCGCCGTGCAGATCTTCCACGTACGCGGCGGCCGGGTCCGCGGCCAGCGCGGCTGGGTCACCGACAAGGTCGAGGCCGTGGACACGGCCGGGCTCGTCGAGCACGCGCTCCAGCAGCTCTACGGGGAGGAGAAGGGCGAGGCCGTCCCCAAGGAGGTGCTGGTACCGGCGCTCCCGGAGGACACGCCCGCGCTGAACGAGTGGCTGGCCGAGCGGCGCGGGTCCCAGGTCAGCCTGCGCATCCCGCAGCGCGGCGACAAGAAGGCCCTCATGGAGACGGTCCACCGCAACGCGCAGCAGTCGCTCGCCCTGCACAAGACCAAGCGCGCCAGCGACCTGACCACCCGCTCCCGGGCCCTGGAGGAGATCGCCGAGGCCCTGGAGCTGGACGGCGCCCCGCTGCGCATCGAGTGCTTCGACATCTCCCACCTCCAGGGCGACGACGTGGTGGCCTCCATGGTCGTCTTCGAGGACGGTCTCGCCCGCAAGAGCGAGTACCGGCGCTTCCAGATCAAGGGCCGTGTCGGAGACACGCAGGTCTGGCACGGCGAGGGGCAGGACGACGTCCGCTCCATGCACGAGGTGGTCTCCCGGCGCTTCCGCCGCTACCTCCAGGAGAAGCTGAAGACGGGGGAGTGGTCGCCCGAAGACGGCGCTGACGGCGGGGACCCGCTCGCGGAGGACGACGGGCGGCCCCGGCGCTTCGCGTACCCGCCGCAGCTCGTCGTGGTCGACGGCGGGCAGCCGCAGGTCGCCGCCGCCAAGCGGGCCCTGGAGGAGCTCGGCATCGACGACGTCGCCGTGTGCGGCCTGGCCAAGCGGCTGGAGGAGGTCTGGCTGCCCGGCGAGGACGACCCGGTGGTGCTGCCCCGCACCAGCGAGGGCCTCTACCTGCTCCAGCGGGTGCGTGACGAAGCCCACCGCTTCGCCATCCAGTACCAGCGCAACAAGCGGGGCAAGCGCCTGAAGTCCGGCCCGCTGGACGAGGTGCCCGGCCTCGGGGAGAGCCGCAAGCTGGCCCTCGTGAAGCACTTCGGTTCGGTGAAGAAGCTGAGACAGGCGACAATCGACCAGATCTGCGAGGTCCCGGGGATAGGCCGCAAGACGGCCGAGACCGTGGCCGCGGCCCTCGCCCAGGCGGTTCCCGCCGGCCCTGCCGTCAACACGGCCACAGGAGAGATCATTGAGGATGAGACCCCCGCGCCAGCGGGAGCATCGTCCGAACGGGGGACCGAGCAATGACCGAGCACGAGTCCGATCGCAAGACCGCGCACGACCGAGACGGAGCACAGGTGAGTACGGGCACGACAGTGGAGCCCGGCGATACCGCCGAGGCGGCCATCCCCGAGCTGGTGATCATCTCCGGAATGTCCGGGGCCGGCCGCAGTACGGCGGCCAAGTGTCTGGAGGACCTCGGCTGGTTCGTCGTCGACAACCTCCCGCCGGCGCTGATTCCCACCATGGTGGAGCTCGGCGCCCGCTCCCAGGGCAACGTGGCGCGGATCGCCGTCGTCGTCGACGTCCGCGGCCGCCAGTTCTTCGACGCCCTGCGGGAGTCCCTCGCCGACCTCGACAGCAAGGGCGTCAACCGCCGCATCGTCTTCCTGGAGTCCTCCGACGACGCGCTCGTGCGCCGCTTCGAGTCGGTCCGCCGCCCGCACCCGCTCCAGGGCGACGGGCGCATCACC comes from Streptomyces sp. NBC_01408 and encodes:
- a CDS encoding papain-like cysteine protease family protein, which codes for MRNRNRRLSLAAFLTALLMALSTAGTATAAPDTADPALATKRLNITMQAQQKTNWCWAAGGNTIATWFGRNYSQNQFCNAAFNRQQGYDCPNNQATLGNVQTGLRWAGINSGSYVNGWLQYSTVQTEINADRPVETRIQWSNGGGHMHVIYGYDTANSWVYWGDPWPSSDRYNWASHAWYVDNSTFSWTHSLYRIGA
- the uvrC gene encoding excinuclease ABC subunit UvrC — translated: MADPSSYRPKPGQIPDSPGVYRFRDEHRRVIYVGKAKSLRQRLASYFQDVAGLHPRTATMVTTAASVEWTVVSTEVEALQLEYSWIKEYDPRFNVKYRDDKSYPSLAVTMNEEYPRVQVMRGPKKKGVRYFGPYGHAWAIRETVDLMLRVFPVRTCSAGVFKRSAQIGRPCLLGYIGKCSAPCVGRVTPEEHRELAEDFCDFMAGRTGTYLSRLEKEMHEAAEEMEYEKAARLRDDIGALRRAMEKNAVVLGDATDADLIAVAEDELEAAVQIFHVRGGRVRGQRGWVTDKVEAVDTAGLVEHALQQLYGEEKGEAVPKEVLVPALPEDTPALNEWLAERRGSQVSLRIPQRGDKKALMETVHRNAQQSLALHKTKRASDLTTRSRALEEIAEALELDGAPLRIECFDISHLQGDDVVASMVVFEDGLARKSEYRRFQIKGRVGDTQVWHGEGQDDVRSMHEVVSRRFRRYLQEKLKTGEWSPEDGADGGDPLAEDDGRPRRFAYPPQLVVVDGGQPQVAAAKRALEELGIDDVAVCGLAKRLEEVWLPGEDDPVVLPRTSEGLYLLQRVRDEAHRFAIQYQRNKRGKRLKSGPLDEVPGLGESRKLALVKHFGSVKKLRQATIDQICEVPGIGRKTAETVAAALAQAVPAGPAVNTATGEIIEDETPAPAGASSERGTEQ